In Streptomyces sp. NBC_00306, a single genomic region encodes these proteins:
- a CDS encoding LacI family DNA-binding transcriptional regulator, with amino-acid sequence MRVSLKDVAERAGVSIKTVSNVVNNYPHVTPAMRTRVQQAIDELGYRPNLTARHLRKGRTGIIALAVPELGNPYFAELAGAVIDAAAEHDYTVLLDHTGGSREQEILVCQGFRSRVIDGLILSPLELETEDLAARADDIPMVLLGERRYDLPYDHIAIDNIAAARAAVRHLLDLGRRRIAFLGARQDRVHQPAHLRHLGWQAELAAQGVPIDEALVVHSRGWGREDGAVAMAHLLDSGVVPDAVFAYNDLVAVGAMRVMYERGLRVPEDIAVVGFDDVTESRFGAVSLTTIAPDKQAIARLAVESLASRLDRDQDGAVTRTPRELQPGFALVERESTLGRTTV; translated from the coding sequence GTGAGGGTGAGCCTCAAGGACGTCGCCGAGCGGGCCGGTGTGTCGATCAAGACCGTCTCGAACGTCGTGAACAACTATCCGCACGTCACACCGGCCATGCGCACCCGGGTGCAGCAGGCCATCGACGAACTCGGCTACCGCCCCAATCTCACCGCCCGCCACCTGCGCAAAGGACGTACGGGCATCATCGCGCTGGCCGTCCCCGAGCTGGGCAACCCGTACTTCGCCGAGCTCGCCGGAGCGGTCATCGACGCTGCGGCTGAGCACGACTACACGGTGCTCCTCGACCACACCGGGGGCAGCCGGGAGCAGGAGATCCTCGTCTGCCAGGGCTTCAGGTCCCGGGTGATCGACGGGCTGATCCTGAGTCCTCTCGAACTGGAGACGGAGGACCTCGCCGCGCGGGCGGACGACATTCCGATGGTGCTGCTCGGCGAGCGGCGCTACGACCTGCCGTACGACCACATCGCCATCGACAACATCGCCGCGGCGCGGGCCGCCGTGCGTCATCTGCTCGACCTCGGCCGTCGTCGTATCGCCTTCCTCGGCGCCCGTCAGGACCGCGTCCATCAACCCGCTCACCTGCGCCATCTCGGCTGGCAGGCGGAGCTGGCCGCCCAGGGGGTGCCGATCGACGAGGCTCTGGTGGTGCACAGCCGGGGCTGGGGCCGCGAGGACGGCGCCGTCGCGATGGCGCATCTGCTCGACTCGGGAGTGGTGCCCGACGCGGTCTTCGCGTACAACGACCTGGTTGCCGTCGGTGCGATGCGGGTGATGTACGAGCGCGGGCTGCGGGTGCCCGAGGACATCGCCGTCGTCGGCTTCGACGATGTGACCGAATCCCGGTTCGGAGCAGTGTCGTTGACCACGATCGCTCCGGACAAACAGGCGATCGCACGGCTCGCTGTCGAGTCCCTGGCGAGCCGGCTCGACCGGGATCAGGACGGCGCCGTGACGCGGACCCCGCGCGAACTCCAGCCGGGGTTCGCCCTGGTGGAACGCGAGAGCACGCTGGGGCGCACCACTGTCTGA
- a CDS encoding ABC transporter substrate-binding protein, with product MKPHARLTITKSLLSVGLVATLALSTGCAKSEDDPADSKDSASGATQDSGQKIAENTTGEKCGIDAYGGKKLDLKGATVGFSQSEKEANPFRIAETASIKAEAGKRSVKLLTANAQSQFAKQISDVQDLIAKGADLLVIAPLNSDGWGPVLQQASAKKIPIVTIDRKINAEPCKDYISFIGSDFTEQGKRAADRMIEATGGKGEIAILLGAPGNNVTTERTKGFKDRVAEKAPDLKVVFEQTGEFAREKGQSVTEQLIQSKPGITGIYAENDEMGLGAVNALKGAGKKAGTVKIVTIDGTRNAVQGIVDGWIHGVVESNPRFGPLAFQTLDSFTKGEEVGENIVIQDSEYTQGNAKGDLGKAY from the coding sequence ATGAAGCCGCACGCCCGCCTCACGATCACCAAGAGCCTTCTCTCCGTCGGTCTCGTCGCCACCCTCGCGCTGTCCACGGGCTGCGCCAAGTCCGAGGACGACCCGGCCGACAGCAAGGACTCCGCTTCTGGTGCGACACAGGACAGCGGCCAGAAGATCGCCGAGAACACCACCGGCGAGAAGTGCGGCATCGACGCTTACGGCGGCAAGAAGCTCGACCTCAAGGGCGCGACCGTCGGCTTCTCGCAGTCCGAGAAGGAAGCCAATCCGTTCCGCATCGCGGAAACGGCGTCCATCAAGGCCGAGGCAGGCAAGCGATCCGTCAAACTCCTCACGGCCAACGCCCAGTCGCAGTTCGCCAAGCAGATCAGCGACGTCCAGGACCTGATCGCCAAGGGGGCCGACCTGCTGGTCATCGCCCCGCTGAACTCCGACGGCTGGGGACCCGTGCTCCAGCAGGCGAGCGCCAAGAAGATCCCGATCGTCACCATCGACCGCAAGATCAACGCCGAGCCCTGCAAGGACTACATCAGCTTCATCGGCTCCGACTTCACCGAGCAGGGCAAGCGCGCCGCGGACCGGATGATCGAAGCCACCGGCGGCAAGGGGGAGATAGCCATCCTCCTCGGCGCTCCCGGCAACAACGTCACCACCGAACGCACCAAGGGCTTCAAGGACCGGGTGGCGGAGAAGGCCCCGGACCTGAAGGTCGTCTTCGAGCAGACCGGTGAATTCGCCCGCGAGAAGGGCCAGTCGGTCACCGAACAGCTCATCCAGTCCAAGCCCGGCATCACCGGGATCTACGCCGAGAACGACGAGATGGGCCTCGGCGCGGTGAACGCCCTCAAGGGCGCGGGGAAGAAGGCCGGAACCGTCAAGATCGTCACCATCGACGGAACACGCAACGCCGTCCAGGGCATCGTCGACGGCTGGATCCACGGTGTCGTCGAGTCCAACCCCCGCTTCGGCCCACTGGCCTTCCAGACCCTCGACAGCTTCACCAAGGGCGAAGAGGTCGGCGAGAACATCGTGATCCAGGACAGCGAGTACACCCAGGGCAATGCCAAGGGCGACCTCGGCAAGGCGTACTGA
- a CDS encoding sugar ABC transporter ATP-binding protein, giving the protein MEVRGLTKRFPGVLALDDVTFAARAGEVHALVGENGAGKSTLIKVLTGVHHPDEGDLVHLGEPVSFATPLAAQHAGISTIYQEVNLIPLMSVARNLCLGREPRTRFGLIDFGRMHREADRTLREYGVHVDVRRPLRELGVGAQQMVALARAVSVDARVVIMDEPTSSLEPREVETLFGVIRRLRDQGIAVVYVSHRLEELYAVCDAVTVLRDGRVVHTGPLAETDRLTLVSLMLGRPLGEVRAEGVTKFSGAHDTGQEPVLFAEGLTRRHQLHDISLRIRPGEVLGLGGLLGSGRSETAKAIAGALPLGSGRITVAGTALRTGSTPAAIRAGISLLPEDRKAEGIVPGLSVRENIALAALPRLSRFGLVSDTRIDAVVDTFMKRLRIKASGPHQKVGELSGGNQQKVLLARWLAMHPKVLLLDEPTRGIDIGAKAEVQKLIDELAEDGLGVLLISSDVEELIEGSDRVVVLRDGAVVGELSGDDVTEDRLMQAIAAAAEEEAVTHG; this is encoded by the coding sequence CTGGAGGTCCGGGGCCTGACCAAGCGCTTCCCCGGCGTCTTGGCACTCGACGACGTGACCTTCGCGGCCCGCGCGGGGGAGGTGCACGCACTCGTCGGGGAGAACGGCGCCGGCAAGTCCACGCTCATCAAGGTCCTCACCGGGGTCCACCACCCCGACGAGGGCGACCTCGTCCACCTGGGCGAACCGGTGTCCTTCGCGACACCGCTCGCAGCCCAGCACGCGGGCATCTCGACCATCTACCAGGAGGTCAACCTCATCCCGCTGATGAGTGTGGCCCGCAACCTCTGTCTCGGCCGCGAGCCCCGCACCCGGTTCGGCCTGATCGACTTCGGGCGCATGCACCGTGAGGCCGACCGGACCCTGCGCGAGTACGGCGTACACGTCGACGTCCGCAGGCCCCTGCGCGAACTCGGCGTCGGAGCACAGCAGATGGTCGCGCTCGCCCGGGCCGTCTCGGTGGACGCTCGCGTGGTCATCATGGACGAGCCCACCTCCTCACTGGAGCCACGGGAGGTCGAGACCCTCTTCGGCGTCATCCGCAGGCTGCGCGACCAGGGCATCGCGGTCGTCTACGTCAGCCACCGTCTGGAGGAGCTGTACGCCGTGTGCGACGCGGTCACCGTCCTGCGCGACGGCCGCGTCGTCCACACCGGACCGCTCGCCGAGACCGACCGTCTCACCCTCGTCTCCCTGATGCTGGGCCGGCCGCTCGGCGAGGTGCGCGCGGAGGGTGTCACCAAGTTCTCCGGCGCCCACGACACCGGGCAGGAACCCGTTCTGTTCGCCGAGGGCCTCACCCGGCGCCACCAGCTCCACGACATCTCCCTGCGTATACGCCCCGGCGAGGTGCTGGGCCTCGGCGGGCTCCTCGGCTCGGGCCGCAGCGAGACGGCGAAGGCCATCGCCGGTGCGCTGCCACTCGGTTCGGGCCGGATCACGGTGGCCGGCACCGCGCTGCGCACCGGTTCGACACCCGCCGCGATCCGGGCGGGCATCAGCCTGCTCCCCGAGGACCGCAAGGCGGAAGGCATCGTGCCCGGCCTGTCGGTCCGGGAGAACATCGCGCTCGCGGCCCTGCCGCGCCTGTCGCGTTTCGGTCTCGTCTCCGACACACGCATCGACGCCGTCGTGGACACCTTCATGAAGCGGCTGCGTATCAAGGCGTCGGGACCGCACCAGAAGGTCGGCGAACTCTCCGGCGGCAACCAGCAGAAGGTGCTCTTGGCGCGCTGGCTCGCCATGCATCCCAAGGTGCTGCTGCTGGACGAACCCACCCGCGGAATCGACATCGGCGCCAAGGCCGAGGTCCAGAAGCTCATCGACGAACTCGCCGAGGACGGTCTGGGAGTCCTGCTCATCTCCTCCGACGTAGAGGAGCTGATCGAGGGCTCCGACCGGGTGGTGGTGCTCAGGGACGGCGCGGTCGTCGGCGAACTGTCCGGGGACGACGTCACCGAGGACCGGCTGATGCAGGCGATCGCCGCGGCGGCCGAGGAGGAGGCGGTCACGCATGGCTGA
- a CDS encoding ABC transporter permease gives MADVALRKAVPADRAVLLRRLQEYGVYGGLVVLLVFNIAFTDNFLSGENFRTQAVQVSPILIVALGMALAIGTEGVDLSVGSVMALSTSLLALYLGYGPWLALLVVLVGGAAVGLLNGSLIAFVGVQPIVATLALMVGVRGLALVLLPQLKDVRNPGMASLGSGDIAGIPYVVLIAVALALVVGFTVRRTTFGRQLLAIGDSRPAAQLAGLPVRRVLVLVYICCGMLAAVAGFLATARLQASDPTSLGNLMELSAITAVVVGGTPLSGGRVRIAGTVAGAVLIQLLTATLIKHDLPPSWTQIAQGAVIVLAVYAARERGKR, from the coding sequence ATGGCTGATGTCGCGCTGCGCAAGGCGGTCCCGGCGGACCGGGCCGTACTGCTGCGCCGGCTCCAGGAATACGGCGTCTACGGCGGCCTGGTCGTGCTGCTGGTGTTCAACATCGCCTTCACCGACAACTTCCTGTCCGGCGAGAACTTCCGCACCCAGGCCGTCCAGGTCTCCCCGATCCTCATCGTCGCCCTCGGGATGGCCCTCGCCATCGGGACCGAAGGCGTGGATCTGTCGGTGGGGTCCGTGATGGCCCTGTCGACCTCGCTGCTGGCGCTCTACCTCGGCTACGGTCCCTGGCTCGCCCTGCTCGTGGTCCTCGTCGGCGGCGCGGCCGTCGGTCTCCTCAACGGCTCGCTCATCGCGTTCGTCGGGGTCCAGCCCATCGTGGCCACACTGGCCCTGATGGTCGGCGTACGGGGACTCGCACTCGTCCTGCTCCCGCAGCTCAAGGACGTGCGCAATCCCGGTATGGCCTCGCTGGGCTCGGGCGACATCGCGGGCATCCCGTACGTCGTGCTCATCGCCGTCGCGCTGGCCCTCGTCGTCGGATTCACCGTCCGCCGCACCACCTTCGGGCGGCAGCTGCTGGCGATCGGCGACAGCCGTCCCGCGGCCCAGCTCGCCGGCCTCCCCGTACGCCGGGTGCTCGTCCTCGTGTACATCTGCTGCGGCATGCTCGCGGCGGTCGCCGGTTTCCTCGCGACCGCCCGGCTCCAGGCCAGCGACCCGACCTCGCTCGGCAACCTCATGGAACTGTCCGCCATCACCGCCGTGGTGGTCGGCGGCACTCCACTGTCCGGCGGCCGGGTGCGGATCGCCGGCACGGTCGCCGGAGCGGTGCTCATCCAGCTGCTCACGGCGACCCTCATCAAGCACGATCTGCCGCCGTCCTGGACGCAGATCGCCCAGGGCGCGGTGATCGTCCTCGCCGTCTACGCGGCACGGGAAAGGGGAAAGCGGTGA